Below is a window of Salvelinus fontinalis isolate EN_2023a chromosome 31, ASM2944872v1, whole genome shotgun sequence DNA.
CATTCAACAACATTTTCATAACTTCCCGTTTTGTCTTTGGCACTTTCCaagacaataaaataacaatgagTAGGGAAATGGGAATAAGCAGAGGGAACATTATAAAATCTGTAGAATAATAAAAATGAAATCCATCCAGGGAAAATGGATAGTACAGCAAAGGCAAGATAACCAACACAGTATTATGTAAAGTGGAGTCCAAGAAACAGTTGTAGAGTGGAGGGATTTGCCAAAAGGTTTGTTCCACAGGATCAGTAAAGCTCCTTACCTTCAAATCTACTTAGTAGAAGTTTGACGCAAAGTTACCAATAATTATACGATCAACTAGCTACATGTGATTAACTGTGGCACTTGTCAGagaaacattttatatttgagaccaCCTTATTCAACAATATATTTCCCTAAACAAACCGATTTTATAAGTAAGAAAATAAGATTTACTGATCATGTGGAACAAACCCATGGTGTGTTTGAGGGAGTCGGGAGAGTTTATCGGTCTGGCCGTGCCATCATTGGCCGCATCATCATTGGGTGACCGGGAGGTCGCATCATGTGATGTCCAGGCATCATCTGCATTCGGCCACCCATTGGAGGTCGCATACCTGAGAATGTAGGAAAGAAAGCATTTACAGGTGGTGGTTTCAATCATTTATTTGTTCAGATTATAGTATTTAGTTTTAGATAGGGGTATGTTTCCTCAACAATATTGGCAAACTAAAGCATACAGACTCAAACAAGTGAAGAGTATGTATATCACAGAAATAAGAGTTGAGGTTATCCTACCTGGACCACCCATCATTCCAGGTGGTGGTCCCATTCCACCCATCATGGGCATCATTGGAGGACCACCCATCTGGGGTGTTGGTAGCATCCCTGGACGTGGGGGGCCATCTATTGGTGACACATTATTAACAACAATAACCGCCGGGAAACTCAGACCATTAGCAGCATTCGTATATAAAGTAAATTGGTTGTAAGATTTGCTAACCAAGAAAGGACTTTTGGTTGCTCTTGGATATGATCTTCGCATCCTAACAAAtgtacaacatgcaacaatttcagagtttcagttcataaggaaatcagtcaattgaaataaattgggCTCCCCCACTCTGTAGCCAGGCCCTGCCAATCAATAATTTTTCCCCCATGAAAAGGGCttcattacagacataaatagtccacggcacccccccccccatcagacAATTCcataggtgaagaagccagatggtgctgctgggttggcgtggttatacgtggtctgtggttgcAAGGCTGGTTGgaaatactgccaaattctctgaaacgGCGGAGgcaacttatggtagagaaattaatattaaatTCTGGTAGACATTCTtggagtcagcatgccaattgcacactccctcaaaacttaagacattGTAGCTTTGTGTTGTATGAcaaacagcacattttagagaggccttttattgtcccagcacaaggtgcacctgtgtaatcatgccgtttaatccgcctcctgatatgccacacctgtcaggtggatgggttagcttggcaaaggagaaatgcttactaacagggatgtaaacaaatgtgcacAATTTGAGAGCTTTTTGTGCATgtggaatatttctgggatcttttatttcagctcatgaaaccaacactacatgttgcgtttatatttttgttcagtatacatggcGCTAATGCACTTACTGAGGTTTGGTGGAGGGATCATGGCACCCCCTGGAGGTGGGGCTCCTGGGAATGGTGTTGGGGGCATCTTCCCTTGTTGGAAGGCAGCGGCTAAGAGAAACACAATGACAAAGTTAGAGCTCCTGACATATTAGCCTTCAGGCCCCCGTTCACCTAGGACGGTATTGACTTAACACCAAGGTAACAAAGACAGGTCTGTCTTTTTTGTGTGTTACTCACTTGTTTTGTCAATGAGGCTCTGCGCTTGTTCTTCCATCCATTTCTGGTAGTAGTCTTTTACATTTTCTTTGTGTTTGCGGCCACTGCAGTGTGTTTTCCTCACAGAGGGCTGCCAAACACAGAACATTCATCAATGTTGACCAACATTCCTTATACATAATAGGGCGATAGAAGAGAAGAAAAGAAATTCACATTCAGCTTAATGACAGAATCAACCACATGCAATCAGGAAACACTTCCACTAGCAATGTTATGCAGACTTACCGAGTCATGAGTAAGGTAGGTATCACAGTAATCACAATAAAACCTGATGATAAACAGACATATTGAGTGGTAGATCAATGTGTAGGCAGAACCAGACAGTATAAAAACAAATATGCAGCTGGGCAGGAAAGTCAGACTAAATGTATCAGCTCCCCATAATAGAACTCAATCACTGGGAACAAAACAGACAAGCTAGAAATGATGCTATTGCTGCTGGTTAACACTTCCTTCCCAGCCAACAGAGTTAACACAGCCAAAGTCAAAAATTGTCTAGAGCGTCAAATCGTgaaaacaaaaacatgttttttagtcttaaggttaggcataaggttagcagtgtggttatggATATGTTTAGAATCAAATAGTAAGAAGagatcactccagtatccctgaacattgtaaatatggtaatggtctgaccctgtatataatagTATAAATACTTTCTCGAGTTCTTATTTCACGTGTTTTTTTATCTACTTATATTtgtagtattacattgttattaatTACTgaattgttgggtttagagcttggatttttttttatttcaccgtAATTCTGCACGTGACAATTTGAAAACgtgaaattgtagaaataggcggggtttatgactttgaggctgtggtaactagtgacgaccccaACAAAGGTAGCTGAAATGTCTGAGGCCGGTTGAATAAGCTACTATAACTTCGATTCGTTAAATTAGATCTACATGTTCAGTCTTCATTAAGGTCAAATACCTTCAAAAGAGAATAAATACTCTAATGAGAGACAAAAGATAAATACTTACTTCGGCATTTTGAGCAGCCTGGCTAACAAGCACTGAGATATATGTTAAAAACGTCCCTTTACCGGAAGCCTAAGTAAACGACGACTCTTTTCAAGGAAAGAGGTGTGCCATAATGAGTCCTCATAATAACTGCAGCGCCACCACCCCCACTACAGGTGGTGCAAATAATACAAACTATACCAGCAGGGCACTGACTGAATCAACAATGTTTTATACATTACTGTATTGGCCATTTGTAATTATCTTGTGAAGGCTGCGTGCATTTCTAATAATTCCCTTTCCAGTGCAAAACAATCCTGAAATCTAATCATTTTAGCACATCTACAATATACGCGGGTGCGTTCGTAAAATCACTCTGGCAATCCTTTCCGATTTCAGAGGACTCTGGTTTGAGGGTACCAGAGCGCAAAATAATGTATGTATTTACGAACGACCTTGAACCTGGTTGTTATGACACGTGTCAGTAAACATcagcaaaaaaaaatgaaataaattgGTGCCAGTTACACAGTTAGTCATTAACCCTCGAGACAACATGAAAACCGTATAACCAGCTTTGATAGGGCAAGTACAATGACCAAGTCTAAATGGGGACCATTGCAGGCTctcggaggaggaaggggaatactgtcctcctcagtgaatttcatgaaaataaacctttactaaatatattcacgtcatcaaattatttattaaaacacactgttttgcaatgaaggtctacagtagccttaacagcactctgtagggttgTGCCATAGTGTAGCTAGAGGCCAGCTGGCTTCTGTCCTACATTTGCagattgaaaacctgtggtttgaattggaGACTTGATTACATGCTGCTGTGCATTTTGTTGcaaaccttactttgctacctgccaactttacggtttttactttttaattacgtttatattttttgtttttccctcGCTCTACTTTTTTCAATCAACTTTTTctctccggacgctttatctggacatggtgcaTTCTAATTGCAGTTGCTGTACTCaaaatatacaggagaacgatcgccttacggtgagtatagctgtgctgcaagcccagcttcagatgcaatcgttaggcaagggtaatttaagtgtaggaaagtaTGAAGCGTCTGGGCCACCAgcaagtacagatagtagtataaatcccctcgcacagtccccgcagccggacaactttctcatgacTTCTGGAGGGAAATACTGTAGGAAGGCTCAagcggtgtcgctcattcagccaacagaaactttcaacctgttctccccattaagcagcgagtcggagttagaggccgagccttctctggtctctactcctcccattacggggtctgagacgccgaagcctcccaccattagctctgacaaattgaatatcagtttgtctctgtggatggtttgtcctctgacaaatcaactgtaaatttcggtgttcctcaaagttccgttttaggaccactattgttttccctatatattctacctcttggtgatgtcattcggaaacataatgttaactttcactgcaatgcggatgacacacagctgtacatctcaatgaaacatggtgaagccccaaaaatgtcctccctggaagcctgtgtttcagacataaggaagtggatggctgcaaatgttctacttttaaactcggacaaaacagagatgcttgttctaggtgccgagaaacaaagagatcttctgttgaatctgacaattaatcttgatgattgtacagtcgtctcaaataaaactgaaggaccttggcgttactcttttttatttttttacttgctatattgtatttacttcaccaccatggcctttttatatttttatttatttatatatatattttgtttgccttcacctcccttatctcacctcacttgttcacattgtatatagacttatttttcactgtattattgactgtgtttgttttactccatgtgtaactatgtgttgttgtatgtgtcgaactgctttgctttatcgtggccaggtcgcaattgtaaatgagaacgtgttctcaatttgcctacctggttaaataaaggtgaaataaaatttaaaaaatactctggaccctgacatctcttttgacgaacatatcaagactgtttcaaggacagcttttgatctacgtaacattgcaaaaatcagaaactttctgtccaaaaatgatgcagaaaaatgaatccatgcttttgtctggaccaaaacctgcgggctctccttcactgcagccgaggtgagtaaaacatttaaacgtgttaaccctcgcaaggctgcaggcccagacggcattcccagccgcgtcctcagagcatgcgcagaccagctggctggtgtgtttacggacatattcaatcaatccttattccagtctgctgttcccacatgcttcaagagggccaccattgttcctgttcccaagaaagctaaggtaactgagctaaacgactaccgccccgtagcactcacttccgtcatcatgaagtgctttgagagactagtcaaggaccatatcacctccaccctacctgacatcctagacccactccaatttgcttaccgacccaataggtccacagacgacgcaatcgcaaccacactgcacactgccctaacccatctggacaagaggaatccctatgtgagaatgctgtccatcgactacagctcagcatttaacaccatagtaccctccaaactcgtcatcaagctcgagaccctgggtctcgaccccgccctgtgcaactgggtactggacttcctgacgggccggccccaggtggtgagggtaggtaacaacatctccaccccgctgatcctcaacactggggccccacaagggtgcgttctgagccctctcctgtactccctgttcacccacgactgcgtggccatgcacgcctccaactcaatcatcaagtttgcggacgacactacagtggtaggcttgattaccaacaacgacgagacggcctacagggaggaggtgagggccctcggagtgtggtgtcaggaaaataacctcacactcaacgtcaacaaaacaaaggagatgattgtggacttcaggaaacagcagagggagcacccccctatcaacatcgacgggacagtagtggagagggtagtaagttttaagttcctcggtgtacacatcacggacaaactgaattggtccacccacacagacagcgttgtgaagagggcgcagcagcgcctcttcaacctcaggaggctgaagaaattcggcttgtcaccaaaaacactcacaaacttctacagatgcacaatcgagagcatcctgtcgggctgtatcaccgcctggtacgccaactgctccgcccacaaccgtaaggcactccagagggtagtgaggtctgcacaacgcatcaccgggggcaaactacctgccctccaggacacctacaccacccgatgtcacagaaaggccataaagatcatcaaggacaacaaccacccgagccactgcctgttcaccccgctatcatctagaaggcgaggtcagtacaggtgcatcaaagcagggaccgagagactgaaaaacagcttctatctcaaggccatcagactgttaaacagccaccactaacatttagtggccgctgccaacatactgactcaactccagccactttaataatgggaattgatggacatttatgtaaaaatgtattactagccactttaaacaatgccacttaatataatgtttacataccctacattactcatctcatatgtatatactgtactttataccatctactgcatcttgcctatgccgttctgtaccatcactcattcatatatctttatgtacatattctttatccctttacacttgtgtgtataaggtagtagttgtggaattgttaggttagattactcgttggttattactgcattgtcggaactagaagcacaagcatttcgctacactcgcattaacatctgctaaccacgtgtatgtgacaaataacatttgatttgatttgtcacttctaggttagtctactgcaatgctctactttccggctacccggataaagcactaaataaacttcagttagtgctaataaacacggctgctagaatcttgactagaacccaaaaatgtgatcatattactccagtgctagcctctctacactggcttcctgttaaggcaagggctgatttcaaggttttactgctaacctacaaagctttACATGGGCttactcctacctatctttccgatttggtcctgccgtacatacctacacatacgctatggtcacaagaagcaggcctccttactgtccctagaatttctaagcaaacagctggaggcagggctttctcctatagagcaaaatttttatggaatggtttgcctacccatgtgagagacgcagactcggtctcaaccttttaagtctttattgaagactcatctattcagtaggtcctatgattgagtgtagtctggcccaggagtgtgaaggtgaacggaaaggcactggagcaacgaaccgcccttgctgactctgcctggccggttcccctctctccactgggattctttgcctctaaccctattacaggggctgagtcactggcttactggtgctcttccatgccgtccctaggaggggtgcgtcacttgagtgggttgagccgctgacgtgatcttcctgtccgggttggcgcccccccttgggttgtgccgtggcggagatctttgtgggctatactcggccttgtctcaggatggtaagttggtggttgaagacatCCCTCTagcggtgtgggggctgtgcttttgcAAAGTGGCTGGGGTtaaatcctgcctgtttggccctgtctggggatatcgtcggatggggccacaggactacctggcctgatgactcattgctgtccccagtccacctggccgtgctgctgctccagtttcaactgttctgcctgcggctatagaACCCTGACCTCTTCACCgggcgtgctacctgtcccagacctgctgttttcaactctctagagacagcaggagcggtagagatactctcaatgatcggctatgaaaagccaactgacatttactcctgaggtgctggctTGTTGCACCCtggacaactactgtgattattattatttgaccaggctggtcatttatgaacatttgaacatcttggccatgttctgttataatctcccctggcacagccagaagaggactggccacccctcatagcctggttcctctctaggtttcttccttggttttggcctttctagggagtttttcctagccaccgtgcttctacacctgcattgcttgctgtttggggttttaggctgggtttctgtacagcactttgatatatcagctgatgtaagaagggctatataaatacatttgatttgatcagagcTCTTGCAACGTGAActaacatgttgtccacccaatcaaaggatcagagaatgaatcttgTACTGAAAGCATTAACTACAGCTAGCTTGCACTGCAGTGCTTAAAATGTGGTgcgtagttgactcaaagagtgaaagacaatagttgaacagtttaatTACTTTTTTCGCAGTAGTTTACTGATACcggtcatattcaacgggtgttgcatgttcgtaaattcatcagttattctgcgctatAGCACTCAGATTTGAAATCGGAAtaaatagccagagtgaatttacgaacgcacccacgTGTTAGAAAGTATTGTATCTAGCAAGCTagatagcttgggtgcttgactgctttGTGAGGTCAGAACCTCGCCCTAAGAGCGAAACGATCTGAATTTACGAACAAACATCCTGACAACGCTCTAAATTTACGAACGGCCCAGAGCGCACTCCATGGTGAATTTATGAACGCCAACTGTGGCCTAGTTCAAGAAGGTCGGCCTGAGCTAGGCGCTGCGTTTATTCGATTACAAAATACAATGTGTATGTGTTCACCACATGTTGTTTGATATTAAAGCGATGTACAGATTAAATAATCTATTATGTGTACTAAAATAAATAGCGGACAGTCTGAGACCTACTCAGATGTTTTTGTTGCAGATTATCTTGCTACATCGACCATCTTGAACAGGCCATGGGTTGACGTAGTCACATAATTGTCAATGACATGCGCATTTGGGTTGTTGTTGAGTTTGTTATGACAGGTTGAGGCCTCGGACTAAATTAGGAAAGGAACCCTGTCTATGTCCAGGGAAATCCGCGATGGAGGGCATGGATTTGGACCTGGACCCGGAGTTAATGCAGAAATTTAGCTGCATGGGCACTACCGATAAGGACATCCTCATAGCCGAGTTTCAGAGAATGCTTGGGTTTCAACTGAACCCCTCTGGATGCGCCTTCTTCTTGGACATGACCAATTGGTGAGTTCGGGGAATTGTGGCCTCTCTGTGATTGCTAATACTAGGATTTTGAAACTTGCATGACGGATAGTCAGCCAACACGGTTTATTTGTGACTTTCTTTGTATTTACAATTCAACGAGACAAAACTATATTGTCTTGTGTATATACTTAAATCAGAAATGTAATTAAATTGGGTTTTCATTTGGATTGCATGCTAGCTAATTGGCTACAACCAGGATAGTCCTTCCTTGGTTGAAAAATCATTGACATATCTGAGTCTATTTTCTATCATTTTATACAGGGGAACGTGTCAATTACATATCTTTATTTTCCAGTGTTCAGTTGTGTTATGGTCAGACTAATTCTAATGTCTGGAGAGGGTCTTCTTGAATTAACTGGGCCTGGTATAATTAGCAAGAGTaatcatagctagctaactaactacaaCAGAAGGCTTCAACCAACGAGGTTCGTTTGTCCATTCTGCTTTCCTTTTTCAGCTATGAATTTCTTTCCACATGAAAGTGCCCAGTCATTACACGACCGATAGTGCTATACGGGATACTTGGGACGTACCTACCCCTAAACACTACCCTTAACAATTGTAAATGTAAACTTCAATGGAGTAGGGACATTCCAAGGATCTCTGATAGCAAGGACCTTTACAAGACCACGGCCTGCCTCACGACAAGGTTCCAAGACCCTCCTTTAGATCAGGGAACATGCTGCGGCCTGTGTTATGTAACAACTTGGTGCAATTCAAGTTTCATGGGCAACAATGTTACTGGTGGAAGCTTTGCCCCCACACAACTGTGTTCTGCAGTGCAAATGTGTCACAATTAGTTTTTTAATGTAATTAATTAGCTCATTCTGGAAGCGCAATTACTGTCTAAAATTAGAACCGCTGCACACACAACTACATTATGACAGTAGGTATGTTGCTGCACATTCAGATTTCTGTAGTGTTGCTCTGAAGAACATGCATAATTCAAAAGGTCAATGTCCCCTCAGACATCTGGCCAAATTGTATGAGGAAGGAATGTTTGAAAACCCTCTTATGTCAGAGAATTTCAGAAATATTTAGAATATTTTGTTTAATTCCTGTTGACCAGCTTGTTAGTAAAGGCCTTTAGGGGTGGTGGCTTAAGTAGGCTTGGCTCCCTCTCATTATATCCGTATGTCACGGGAGGGATCCAAGAGGCAATACAAGTTTCACTGCTGAGATTCATATTTGACATACTGACTTGTCTTAAACCAATTTATTCCATAAGGAGCATAGGTCATCCATAAATTTTCTCCATGCACCCTGTTTTTGGCCAGTTCAATAAGCAGGCCTTCTTTTGGTAAAAATATGATATTGATTTTTGCTTCTAGTTAACCCCCTCTTTTTAACCTCTGGGGATTGTTGTGTTCTACTAACTGATATGCATTCCTTTCCCTAAATTGTTACGTCTCTTATAGGAACTTACAAGCAGCCATCGGAGCCTACTATGACTTTGAAAGCCCCAACATCAACGCACCATGCATGTCTTTTGTTGGGGATGTGACGATCGGGGAGGGGGAGTCTGTGCCCCCTGACACGCCATTCACTAAGACGTGGAGGATACAGAACACAGGTTGGTTGTAGTGAAAAAAAACTTTAGGAACTGCACACAGTCATAAACAGTGTTGACAACAGTGTTGACAAGGCCTTATAATGTTAGCTTTCAGGCTTTGAAGTTCTATCCTAGTAGTAAACAGCATCCCAAACAAGCTACTGATCGTTACTGGAGCTGGCAATTGAGGTTATTGTTTATTCATTTCatcatgcatgttttgtttatttGCTCTTGCAGGAGCAGAGTCTTGGCCCCCTGGGGTATGTCTGAAGTATGTTGGAGGGGACCAGTTTGGTCATGTGAACATGGTGATGGTGCGCTCATTAAAACCCCAGGAGATGGCTGATGTCAGCGTACAGATGCGCAGCCCCCTTTCCCCTGGCATGTACCAGGGCCAGTGGAGGATGTGCACAGCCACCGGACTCTTCTATGGGGGTGAGAAATTTCATTTGGCAACCAGCTTAATGATAAGCACACAACTGTTGT
It encodes the following:
- the LOC129829994 gene encoding U1 small nuclear ribonucleoprotein C-like; the protein is MPKFYCDYCDTYLTHDSPSVRKTHCSGRKHKENVKDYYQKWMEEQAQSLIDKTTAAFQQGKMPPTPFPGAPPPGGAMIPPPNLNGPPRPGMLPTPQMGGPPMMPMMGGMGPPPGMMGGPGMRPPMGGRMQMMPGHHMMRPPGHPMMMRPMMARPDR
- the LOC129829988 gene encoding protein ILRUN-like translates to MEGMDLDLDPELMQKFSCMGTTDKDILIAEFQRMLGFQLNPSGCAFFLDMTNWNLQAAIGAYYDFESPNINAPCMSFVGDVTIGEGESVPPDTPFTKTWRIQNTGAESWPPGVCLKYVGGDQFGHVNMVMVRSLKPQEMADVSVQMRSPLSPGMYQGQWRMCTATGLFYGDVIWVIVSVEVGGLLGVTQQMSSFQAEFNTQPARNVEGDYNPFASPQKHAGGHDNSHRDDSGLKDSADVWEGGPDRMQQEQNGLSHNSVNIATNGLQSNLVTYSQGIHEPYPFGQS